From Fervidobacterium gondwanense DSM 13020, a single genomic window includes:
- the murC gene encoding UDP-N-acetylmuramate--L-alanine ligase, which produces MGEKFDSTKKLENFEKSKDVYRIHFVGVGGIGMSAQAMHEHFNGKSVSGSDPYSSERTVYLKHLGIKVYDKHEESNVEGMDEIVVTPAISKENPEYLHAVENNIKITMRIDHFRRILEPYKGFAVTGTDGKSTTTSMLANSLMNLGADPYVFLGALHQKLEHGNYRKGKEIAVYELDESQPGFELFKPEYLIITNIREDHLENYKNLEHYYASFETLIKNSKFVVTFADEKKFSGNVSYGVYSGDFKMVERKQDGFGQIITLLTPWGEKKLFLPVPGYHNALNALAVVSLLSSIGYNIDDVLSSFRDFSLPGRRFNVSYDDKSRNLTLVDDYAHTADELEVILKTAKEIYPDRKIVVVFQPHRYTRLKREAERFRDVLKDADEIYITEVYGAFESKNGVSARKIVEGIPKAVFVEKLEQLKEIRFDSNSVYMFVGAGDIYEISQTIRKELAKG; this is translated from the coding sequence ATGGGTGAGAAATTTGACTCGACTAAAAAGCTTGAAAATTTTGAAAAATCAAAGGATGTTTACAGAATTCATTTCGTAGGCGTTGGTGGCATTGGAATGAGTGCTCAAGCCATGCATGAACACTTTAACGGAAAATCAGTATCAGGCAGTGACCCGTACAGTTCAGAGAGAACGGTTTATTTGAAACATTTGGGAATTAAGGTGTACGACAAACACGAAGAATCAAACGTCGAAGGCATGGATGAAATAGTCGTAACACCGGCTATATCGAAAGAAAATCCTGAGTATCTTCATGCAGTTGAAAATAATATTAAAATAACAATGCGAATAGATCACTTTAGAAGGATTTTAGAGCCTTACAAAGGGTTCGCTGTTACTGGGACAGATGGAAAATCTACAACAACCTCGATGTTGGCAAACAGCCTAATGAACCTCGGGGCTGACCCATATGTCTTTCTTGGAGCGTTGCACCAAAAGCTCGAACACGGCAATTATAGGAAAGGGAAAGAGATAGCTGTTTACGAACTGGATGAAAGCCAACCGGGATTTGAATTATTCAAGCCGGAGTATTTGATAATAACAAATATCAGAGAAGACCATCTTGAGAATTACAAGAATTTAGAGCACTATTATGCTTCATTTGAAACACTTATAAAAAATTCAAAATTCGTTGTGACGTTTGCAGACGAAAAGAAGTTTTCAGGAAATGTCAGTTACGGTGTATACTCTGGTGACTTCAAAATGGTCGAGCGTAAACAAGATGGCTTTGGACAAATAATCACGCTCTTAACACCATGGGGTGAGAAGAAATTGTTTTTGCCTGTTCCAGGATATCATAACGCATTGAACGCATTAGCTGTGGTTTCGTTACTTTCAAGCATAGGGTACAACATCGACGATGTTTTATCATCTTTCAGAGATTTTTCATTACCCGGAAGAAGATTCAATGTAAGCTATGACGATAAGAGCCGTAACCTAACGCTTGTTGATGATTACGCACATACGGCGGATGAACTCGAAGTCATATTGAAAACCGCAAAAGAGATTTATCCCGACAGAAAAATAGTAGTTGTTTTCCAACCCCATCGCTACACTCGATTAAAAAGAGAGGCTGAAAGATTTAGAGATGTTTTGAAAGATGCTGACGAGATATACATAACAGAAGTTTATGGAGCATTCGAAAGCAAGAATGGCGTAAGTGCAAGAAAAATAGTCGAAGGAATCCCGAAGGCTGTATTTGTAGAAAAATTGGAACAACTAAAAGAGATCAGATTTGATAGCAACAGCGTTTATATGTTCGTTGGTGCAGGAGATATATATGAAATTTCACAGACTATAAGAAAGGAATTGGCAAAAGGATAG